Part of the Actinomycetes bacterium genome, GGGCGGGCTCATCAACGTGGCCGACGAGCTGCGCGGCTACTCCGCCGAGCGGGCCAGGGCCCAGATCGAGGGGATCTTCCCGGCGCTCCGGACGATCTTCCACCGGGCCAAGGAGGACGGGATCCCGACCAGCGAGGCGGCCGACCGCATGGCCGAGGACCGCATGCGCGACGTGGGGCGGCTCAGGCTGGTCAGGGTCCTCCCGGGGGTTAAGTAGGCCCGGCCACAGCGGCCAGAGCGGGAGCCCGGCAGCCCCGAGCCCCAGGAGCCCGGGAGCCCCAGGAACCCAGGAGCCCCAGGAACCCCAGGAGCCCGGGGGCCCCAGGAGCCCGGGGGGGCCTTCTGCCCCCGATCGATCCCGCGCCAGTCGTCAACGGCTCTGTCGGAACGACGGCTACCGGGCGCCGGCCGGCAGTCTACTGCCCCCCGGACCCGGCGGAGTCGTGCCGCCCCTTGGACCCGGTAGAGTTGTGCCGCCCCTTCGTCTCCGAGGCCAGGCTGGATGCTCCGAACCGGCGCCCGGTCGCCGCGCTTCCCGCGGTGGCTCATCGCTCCCATCGTGCTCGCGCTCCTCTCCCCGCTCGCCATCCAGCGGCTGGCGGCGACCTCGCCATCTTCCCCCCCGCCCGCGCCGCCCCGGACCGGCGGGCCCGGCCCGGCTGGCGGGCCGGGCACCAGCGCCGCCACCACGGCCGCGCCTGCACCCGCGGCGACCGGCACGACCGGGCACGGGCAGGCGCCCGGGTGCACCCTCCCGCCCCTGAGGACCCAGCTGGCGCAGCTCGTGATCGTGGGCTTCCCGGGCACCCGGCCCAACGCCGAGAACCTCGAGCTGGTCAGGCGGGGCGTGGGCGGCCTCATCCTGTTCAAGCGCAACGTCGTGTCCGGTCCTCAGGTCCGCGCGCTGGTCAAGGGCCTGCAGGCGCGGGCGTCGATCCCTCTGGAGATCGCGGTCGATCAGGAGCCCGGGACCCGCGTGGCCCGCCTGGCCGGCATCGTTCCGCAGACGCCATCAGCCCGGGCGCTCGGGCGCATGCCGCCCGGGCGGATCGAGCGGTACGCCGAGCGCCTGGGCAGGGCGATGGCCGGGCTCGGCGTCACCGCCGACTTCGCCCCGGTCCTCGACGTCACCGCCGCCTCAGGCAGCGTCATCGGCGACCGCTCGTTCGGCTCCGACCCGGTCACCGCCGGTCGGGCCGGCGTGGCGTTCCTGCGCGGCCTGCGGGCCGGCGGCGTCACCGCGGTCGGCAAGCACTTCCCGGGCCATGGCGAGTCCACCACCGACTCCCACCTCCAGCTCCCGGTGGTCGGGTCGTCAATGGCCGACCTGCGCGCCCGCGCCCTGCCGCCGTTCCAGGAGGCGATCCGCGCCGGCCTGCCCGGGGTGATGCTCGGCCACCTGCTCGTCACCGAGCTCGACCCGCGCCGGCCCGCCAGCCTGTCGCCGGTCGTGGCCGGCAGGCTCCTCCGCCAGGAGCTCGGGTTCCACGGGCTGGTGGTCACCGACGCGCTCGAGATGGGCGCGATCGTGCGCTCGCGGAGCCTGCCCGAGGCGGCCGAGCTGGCGGTCGCCGCAGGCAGCGACCAGGTCCTCGTCGGCGCCGACCACCAGCCGGTCACCGCCGTGATCGACCGGCTGGAACGGGCGGTGGCGGCCGGGCGCCTCTCCCGCCCGCGCGTGCGCCAGGCGTTCCTCCGGGTCGAGCGGTTCAAGGGCCAGCACCGCTGGGACCGCTGCGGGTAGGACGGGCCTCCCCGCTCGAACGTCCAGCAGCCCTGGGCTCCGCTACGAAGGCGCCACCCGGCGCCGGAGCCAACCCGATGCGCATGATCGGGGAGCCCCACCAACCCCCGGCTCGGCTATCGGCTACGAGAGCGCACCCGGCGCCGAGCTGCCCGATGCGCATGATGGAGGAGCCCACCAGCCCCTGGGCTCGGCTACGAGGGCGTCACCTCGCCCATCACCCAGGCGTCGACCCCGCGGGCGGCGAGCAGCTCGATGGCCTGCGCGGCCCCGCCGGCTGGGAGAACGCCGACCATCC contains:
- a CDS encoding glycoside hydrolase family 3 N-terminal domain-containing protein, with protein sequence MLRTGARSPRFPRWLIAPIVLALLSPLAIQRLAATSPSSPPPAPPRTGGPGPAGGPGTSAATTAAPAPAATGTTGHGQAPGCTLPPLRTQLAQLVIVGFPGTRPNAENLELVRRGVGGLILFKRNVVSGPQVRALVKGLQARASIPLEIAVDQEPGTRVARLAGIVPQTPSARALGRMPPGRIERYAERLGRAMAGLGVTADFAPVLDVTAASGSVIGDRSFGSDPVTAGRAGVAFLRGLRAGGVTAVGKHFPGHGESTTDSHLQLPVVGSSMADLRARALPPFQEAIRAGLPGVMLGHLLVTELDPRRPASLSPVVAGRLLRQELGFHGLVVTDALEMGAIVRSRSLPEAAELAVAAGSDQVLVGADHQPVTAVIDRLERAVAAGRLSRPRVRQAFLRVERFKGQHRWDRCG